In Candidatus Bathyarchaeota archaeon, the genomic window TATATAAACTAGCAAAAGCATAAACGTTCCAAACTACTTGTAGGAACTTCCAAATCTCTTCGACCCCTACCCAAGAAAATCTGAAGTCTTCCCAGACTATATGTTGAAGTAGGTAAAGTCTTAGCGAATCTCTTCCATATTTCTTGATGACATCTTCTGGAGATACGAAAGTACCTAGCGATTTGCTCATCTTTTGTCCATTTGAATCTAATGCATGGCCATGCATTATGACTGATTTATAGGGTGTTTTATCAAAAGTTGTTATTCCAGCTCCGAGTTGTGTGTAGAACCATCCTCTAGTCTGATCATGGGCCTCAATTATCAAATCCGCAGGCCACCATTTACGAAATTCATCTTGTTTCTTAGGGTAGCCAAGACATGCCCAGGAAGCAACCCCTGAATCTAACCAAACGTCCACTATATCTGGCACTCTCTTCATAGCCCCTCCACATTTACACTTTAAATATATTTTATCCATGTAGCTTCTGTGGAGATCCAGAACCTGAGGTAAATTAGTCGCAATTTTTTTTAGCTCATCTTTCAAACCTATTACTAGCTTTTCTTTACAATCTTCGCATATCCATATTGGAAGCGGGACCCCCCAGTATCTTTGTCTTGAAATAACCCAATCTCTTGCGCCAGAGAGCCAATCTTTAAATCTTTTACTTCCTGCCCATTTTGGAGTCCAAAGGACATTATCATTTTCTTTCAATAACTTCTCTTTGACTTCTGTAATTTTTATGAACCATTGTTCTGTAGCTCTCAGAATTAGTGGAGTTTTACATCTCCAACAATGAGGATAAGAGTGGGTAATTGATTCTTCATTTAACAAAAGACCTTTTTCTCTAAGATCATTGACAACGAATTTGTTCGCTTCGAAGACATACATCCCTTTGTATTTACCTGCTTTATCAGAAAATATCCCGCCCTCATTAACAGGACATATGGCTGGCAGATTATATTTCAATCCTACGTCAAAGTCTTCTTCACCATGTCCAGGTGCTACGTGAACGCATCCAGCTCCTTCATCCATTGTTACATATTCTTTACTTAATATAATGGAATGAGCGTTTCTGATTTCACTTTGTAAAGGCACTTCTTCCAACAATGATGGTTCATAAGCTAACCCTTCCAGGTCGCGGCCTTTGAAAACCTCAAGAATTTTATAGGGTTTATTGATTTTGGAAATTACACCCTCCACTCTTGCCTCAGCTAAAATATAGAATTCATCCTCAACTTGCACTTTGACATAATTTGAATCTGGCTCAACCATTATGGCTACATTTGATGGTAAGGTCCAAGGTGTTGTAGTCCAAATTATTATGTATTCATTTTTCCTATCCTTTATTGGAAATTTAACAAAGATAGAATGATCTTTGATTGTCCTATATTCATCAGTCACTTCATAGCCTGCTAAAGCTGTTTCGCATCTTGGACACCAATGCACAACTTTCAATCCCTTTTCCAATAAGCCCTTTTCATCAGCTTTTTTAATTGACCACCATACTGACTCTATGTACTCATCTTCAAAAGTCAGGTAAGGTTTCTTCCAATCCATCCAGATTCCAATGTTTTCAAAAATTTCTGTTTGTATTTTGGCATTTTCA contains:
- the ileS gene encoding isoleucine--tRNA ligase, producing MNEAIVGKIGKDFSIQENEQKILLWWKKSKIYDKIKKKIKNKSYYFLDGPPYVTNPPHVGTVWNKTLKDAIIRYKRMQGYHVRDQPGYDCHGLPIEVKVEEDLKVKTKRDIENEFGIKNFIDRCKNYAIENAKIQTEIFENIGIWMDWKKPYLTFEDEYIESVWWSIKKADEKGLLEKGLKVVHWCPRCETALAGYEVTDEYRTIKDHSIFVKFPIKDRKNEYIIIWTTTPWTLPSNVAIMVEPDSNYVKVQVEDEFYILAEARVEGVISKINKPYKILEVFKGRDLEGLAYEPSLLEEVPLQSEIRNAHSIILSKEYVTMDEGAGCVHVAPGHGEEDFDVGLKYNLPAICPVNEGGIFSDKAGKYKGMYVFEANKFVVNDLREKGLLLNEESITHSYPHCWRCKTPLILRATEQWFIKITEVKEKLLKENDNVLWTPKWAGSKRFKDWLSGARDWVISRQRYWGVPLPIWICEDCKEKLVIGLKDELKKIATNLPQVLDLHRSYMDKIYLKCKCGGAMKRVPDIVDVWLDSGVASWACLGYPKKQDEFRKWWPADLIIEAHDQTRGWFYTQLGAGITTFDKTPYKSVIMHGHALDSNGQKMSKSLGTFVSPEDVIKKYGRDSLRLYLLQHIVWEDFRFSWVGVEEIWKFLQVVWNVYAFASLYMNLDLFSPKKWKISQIWSDLSIEDKWLISKVESLKVISKENMDNHSIHVVVRSLMDFALEDLSRWYIKLVRRRFWLERESKNKISAYVTLYHALKNFLVLSTPFMPFLTEKLYDEVIKPAETDVPESVHLSDYPAVNSKYIDKKLEQDMEIVKEVTSAILSARQEAGIKLRQPLNRIIIATTEESVKVATKKINQVLIEQANVKKIEYIDIEQESKLKKLRANPDYRLLGPSFKNNANLIADKIKSVDGSDIYESFQSKGKYELICDEGKFIIKPEMISFKEEMPEEFFVGSFAKGRIYLDAVIPKDLLEEGLSRDIVRRIQEMRKTMDLPVDAYISTQITIPSEREKKWIEKSIEFIEEETRSKELILSDKANGRFSADFEKKWKINDLSFEIRIKRI